The DNA sequence TCAAAGATCTTCACTAGAGTGTTGTCCTCTGAGGCCACAATGTTGACAAAGTCTGTTGATTGTGTCATGTGCATGGAAGGAACCAGGTAATTGGTGGagagactctgtaccggtagcagTTGTTCGTAGACGTGATTGCAGCGGCCTCCATCTGCAATGCACTCGTGTCCCCCCAGGACTGCCACAGGGTGCTTAGCTTTTACCCTGGTCCCAGTGAAAGTGGTGTAGCTTTGGTAGAGGTAGACCTGGTATGGGTCCATGGTAACAATCACCGCCTGTCTTTGCTTCCAGGAATCCACGCCACTGAGATTCATGTTGGAGACAGGGATGATCGTGATCTTGTTGGGCTCTTTGCCGTTGATAATAGACATAAGTTTGTGCATGTTGCTTGGACCCCCTACAGGGGTGAAGGCCACATAGTCAGTACCCAGCTGGTCAGTCGGGAAGACCACACTGCTGTCTCCGGTCGAGAACTTGTAGTTGAAGGCCACCACCGAGATGTCAGAGTTGGAGGTGACCTGCACTGTTTTGGTGGAAGCTCCTGGACCCCCAATTTCAGCGGTACCAGGTATGCCGATCCATTTGGTGTTCTGTTTCTCTATTTTCACTGAGGTCGAAAAGCCGATTGCATTGACCTGAATTTGAACAATGGCTGGATAATCCTGTGTAGTTATGGCCAGTTTAAGACTCTGATCATCATGGTAGCTCAGCAAATAGTTAGGCATAAAGGCAGTAATGAACTCCCGCCCCACTGGGCATGATCCACTGACCACTAAACATAAAGGAAGAAAGACAATTTTACAGATGAGCACCTGCATTCTTTTCGCAACCATTTGACTAATGTAATATCAGTTTAATAATGAAACATATACTATAGCTTAATTAAGTACAGTACAATTGTCTTGCTCCGACTGCTCTTGCTGAATTCACTGACTGTCAAGTGTCATTTTAGTAAGGCACAAAATAATTTGTTTTTGCTTGAATGACATGACCTTATACAAAT is a window from the Oncorhynchus masou masou isolate Uvic2021 unplaced genomic scaffold, UVic_Omas_1.1 unplaced_scaffold_3486, whole genome shotgun sequence genome containing:
- the LOC135534501 gene encoding IgGFc-binding protein-like, with the translated sequence MVPPTAMGTTFLLCVAVTLFRVVSGSCPVGREFITAFMPNYLLSYHDDQSLKLAITTQDYPAIVQIQVNAIGFSTSVKIEKQNTKWIGIPGTAEIGGPGASTKTVQVTSNSDISVVAFNYKFSTGDSSVVFPTDQLGTDYVAFTPVGGPSNMHKLMSIINGKEPNKITIIPVSNMNLSGVDSWKQRQAVIVTMDPYQVYLYQSYTTFTGTRVKAKHPVAVLGGHECIADGGRCNHVYEQLLPVQSLSTNYLVPSMHMTQSTDFVNIVASEDNTLVKIFEGKVSTAKELNEGQVYVISVQPKYPLIIKSDKKVMVMYFSNNKPYDPFLTNILPTSDLAKEWSVDTQSKFESTLVIVSEGKGSKPLKSVKKIIV